The following are encoded together in the Microtus pennsylvanicus isolate mMicPen1 chromosome 8, mMicPen1.hap1, whole genome shotgun sequence genome:
- the Cd8b gene encoding T-cell surface glycoprotein CD8 beta chain isoform X2 encodes MQPWLWLVFSVKLAALWSSSALVQTPDSKTLLTSQTLEISCEANTLSKTSLIYWLRQRQGSKDKRFEFLVSWNPSKGVAVYGEGVKKEHMIVFSHLSRSNLNLTRLKLEDSGTYFCMMIGSPQLIFGKGTELRVVDVLPTTAKPTKTTVKRKPCSVPPLKPQKGMTCGLVTLSLLVASILVLLVSLSVAVHFHCLRRKARIRFMKQ; translated from the exons ATGCAGCCATGGCTCTGGCTGGTCTTCAGTGTGAAGCTGGCAG CTCTCTGGAGCAGCTCTGCCCTCGTCCAGACCCCTGACTCCAAAACACTTCTAACCAGTCAAACGTTAGAAATATCCTGTGAAGCTAATACCCTCTCTAAGACTTCACTCATCTACTGGTTGAGACAGCGCCAGGGATCCAAGGACAAGCGCTTTGAGTTCCTGGTCTCCTGGAATCCTTCCAAAGGAGTTGCTGTGTACGGTGAAGGGGTGAAGAAGGAGCACATGATTGTGTTTTCACATCTAAGCCGGTCCAACCTCAACCTCACGAGACTGAAGCTGGAGGACAGTGGCACCTACTTCTGCATGATGATCGGGAGCCCCCAGCTGATCTTTGGGAAAGGGACAGAGCTGAGAGTGG TTGATGTCCTTCCTACAACTGCCAAGCCCACCAAGACGACTGTCAAGAGGAAACCGTGCTCAGTCCCCCCATTAAAGCCCCAGAAGG GCATGACGTGTGGCCTCGTTACCCTCAGCCTGCTGGTGGCCTCCATCTTGGTTCTGCTGGTATCCCTGAGTGTGGCCGTCCACTTTCACT GCCTTCGCAGGAAAGCCCGAATTCGCTTCATGAAACAGTAA
- the Cd8b gene encoding T-cell surface glycoprotein CD8 beta chain isoform X1, whose product MQPWLWLVFSVKLAALWSSSALVQTPDSKTLLTSQTLEISCEANTLSKTSLIYWLRQRQGSKDKRFEFLVSWNPSKGVAVYGEGVKKEHMIVFSHLSRSNLNLTRLKLEDSGTYFCMMIGSPQLIFGKGTELRVVDVLPTTAKPTKTTVKRKPCSVPPLKPQKGMTCGLVTLSLLVASILVLLVSLSVAVHFHCLRRKARIRFMKQFHK is encoded by the exons ATGCAGCCATGGCTCTGGCTGGTCTTCAGTGTGAAGCTGGCAG CTCTCTGGAGCAGCTCTGCCCTCGTCCAGACCCCTGACTCCAAAACACTTCTAACCAGTCAAACGTTAGAAATATCCTGTGAAGCTAATACCCTCTCTAAGACTTCACTCATCTACTGGTTGAGACAGCGCCAGGGATCCAAGGACAAGCGCTTTGAGTTCCTGGTCTCCTGGAATCCTTCCAAAGGAGTTGCTGTGTACGGTGAAGGGGTGAAGAAGGAGCACATGATTGTGTTTTCACATCTAAGCCGGTCCAACCTCAACCTCACGAGACTGAAGCTGGAGGACAGTGGCACCTACTTCTGCATGATGATCGGGAGCCCCCAGCTGATCTTTGGGAAAGGGACAGAGCTGAGAGTGG TTGATGTCCTTCCTACAACTGCCAAGCCCACCAAGACGACTGTCAAGAGGAAACCGTGCTCAGTCCCCCCATTAAAGCCCCAGAAGG GCATGACGTGTGGCCTCGTTACCCTCAGCCTGCTGGTGGCCTCCATCTTGGTTCTGCTGGTATCCCTGAGTGTGGCCGTCCACTTTCACT GCCTTCGCAGGAAAGCCCGAATTCGCTTCATGAAACA GTTTCACAAGTGA